The Enterobacter huaxiensis sequence GCGTAATGGTCTACGGATCGATGGGCGGCGACGGCCAGCCGCAAACCCAGGCTGCGCTCTTTACCCGCTACGCGATTCAGGGCGTGCCATTACAGGAAAGCATTTCCCGCCCGCGCTGGCTGCTCGGTCGCACCTGGGGACAAACCTCTGACACGCTAAAACTTGAAGGTCGCTTTAGCGCTGAGACGGTCTCACGGCTTCAGGCGCTCGGACATGAGGTGGAAATATTCCCTGACTTCAGCGAAGCGATGGGCCACGCGGGCGCGATTGTCCGCCACCCCAACGGGGTGTTCGAAGGGGCATTTGACCCGCGCAGCAACGGCGCGGCCGCCGGATTCTGAGGAGAGAATAATGAACAACGTACAACCCGACTGGCAGGCGTATCTTGCGCAGATGGAGACCGTGCTCGGCGTGACGCTGGACGACGCCCGCCGCGCCGAGCTGCAGCTGCAGTTCAGCCGCATTGCCGCCCTGGCCGCGCCGCTGATGGCGCTGCCGCTCGACGACCGTCTGGAGATCGCAGGAGTGTATAAAGCATGAGGCTACACGAGATGAGTATCAGCGCGATCCAGCATGCGCTGAGCGCAGGCGAGCTGAGCGCTTGCGAGATTGCCCGCCAGACGCTGGAGGCGATTGCGCGGGTTAACCCGCAGATCGGCGCCTGGACCGCCGTGACGGAAGAACGCATGCTCGCCGAGGCCGGGAACATCGACACCCTGCGCCGCGAGAAGCGCCCCCTGCCGCCGCTGGCGGGCGTGCCCTACGCGGTAAAAAACCTGTTCGACGTTGCCGGTCACACCACCCTCGCCGGGGCAGAGCTGTTCAGCCAGCGACCCGCCGCGGCCGCCGACAGCTTCGCGGTGCGCCAGCTGCGCAGCGCGGGCGGGCTGCTGACCGGGATGGTGAATATGGACGCCTACGCCTACGGCTTCACAACCGAAAACAGCCACTACGGCACGACGCGTAACCCGCACGATCTGGCGCGCATTGCGGGCGGGTCATCCGGCGGTTCAGCGGCCGCCGTGGCCGCCGGGCTGGTGCACTTTTCGCTAGGCACCGACACCAACGGCTCGATTCGCGTTCCGGCCTCCCTCTGCGGCATCTATGGCCTGAAGCCCACCTTTGGCCGCCTGTCGCGATCCGGCAGCCATCCGTTTGTCGCGAGCCTGGATCATATCGGCCCCTTTGCCCGCCGCGTGTGCGACCTGGCGTCCGTGTACGACGCGCTGCAGGGGCGGGACGGCAGCGACGGTTTTCAGGCAGAGAGCTCGCGCGAGCAGACGCGCCCCCTGCTTGAGCGCGGGCTTGACGGCCTGCGCTGCGCGGTGCTCGGCGGCTACTTCACCACCTGGTGCGACGCGGATGCCAGAGACGCCGTGGCGCGGGTGGCGAAGGCGCTCGACGTGCAGGATGAGCTGCAGTTTCCGGACGCCGAGCTGGCGCGCTCCGCGGCGTTTATCATCAGTGCCGCCGAAGGGGGAAACCAGTACCTGCCCGCGCTTCGCCGCGAGCCCGAGCGTTTTGAGCCGCATTCCCGCGAAAGGCTGCTGGCCGGGGCGATGATCCCCTCCGCCTGGTACATTCAGGCCCAGCGGTTTCGCGCGCACGCCCGGCAGGCGTTTAAAACCCTGTTCGCGCAGGCCGACGTGCTGATCGCCCCGGCAACGCCGCGCAGCGCGACGCTTGCGGGTGAGCAGACCATGGAGATTAACGGCCAGCCGCTCCCCGTCCGCGCCAGCATGGGGATGCTGACCCAGCCGATATCATTTTTGGGCTTGCCCGTGACCACCGTTCCGCTGCGCACCGCCCAGGGCGCGCCGATTGGCCTGCAGCTAATTGCCGCGCCGTTTAACGAGCAGGCGTGCCTGCGCGTTGCGCGCGTGCTGGAAGAGAGTGGAATTACCGATGCCCGCCCGGCGGAGGTGGCCGCATGATGAATCATGATGACATTAACCTGCCGTGGGTGGTTGCCGAGGTGACCGCCGCGTTTTACCGCTATGAAGACGCGCTGGTCAGCAACAACGTTGCGGTGCTGGACGAGCTGTTCTGGCACGACAAAAACACGGTGCGTCTGGGGGCGGGTGAAAACCTGTACGGGATTGATGAAATCCGCGCCTTTCGCGCGGCGCGCCCGTCCGCCGGTTTACAGCGGACGCTGCGCCACACCGTCATCACCACCTTCGGTAAGGATTACGCGGTGTGCAGCACCGAGTTTACCCGCGAGGGGACGGAACGCATTGGCCGCCAGCAGCAGACGTGGGTGCGGTTTGCCTGCGGCTGGCGGATCGTGGCGGCGCAGGTGAGTTTGATGGTGTAGCGTTGAAAAACCTGCCCGGTGGCGCTGCGCTTACCGGGCCTACGATGTCCCGTATACCCTGTGGGTCCTGTAGCCCGGGTAAGGCGCAGCCGCCACCCGGCAAAACGTCGCACTCTTACTTCTGAAACGGATGTACCTCCCGCCAGTGGTCGGCAATCTGCTGGCGGGTACAGACCCACACCCGCTCATGTTGCTGAATATAATCCAGGAACCGCTGCAGCGCGCGAAAACGCCCAGGCCGCCCCAGCAGGCGGCAGTGCATGCCGATGGACATCATCTTCGGCGCGCGTTCCCCCTCTTCGTACAGCACGTCAAAACTGTCCTTCAGATAGGTGTAAAACTGCTCGGCGGTGTTAAACCCCTGCGCGGTCGCGAAGCGCATGTCGTTCGCATCCAGCGTATAGGGCACAACCAGGTGCGGCTTTTGGGTGCCGTCGCCGCAGGCCACTTCCGTCCAGAAGGGCAGATCGTCGCCGTAGTAGTCGCTGTCGTAGTCGAAGCCGCCGTGCTCCACCACCAGCTGGCGGGTATTAGGACTGTCGCGCCCGGTGTACCAGCCCGTAGGGGGCTTGCCGAACAGGTCGGTCAGCACGTGCACCGCCTTGTGCAGGTGTTCGCGCTCCTGTTGGATATCCATGTGCTGATAGTGGATCCAGCGCCAGCCGTGGCTGACCACGTCGTAATCCGCGCCCTTGATTGCCTCGACGATCTCCGGATGCCGCGCCAGCGCCATCGCCACGCCAAAGACCGTCAGCGGCAGGCCGCGCTTTTGAAATTCATTGTGGATCCGCCAGAACCCGGCGCGGCTGCCGTATTCGTAGAGGGAGTCCATCGACATGTGTTTATCCGGGTAGCTGGCCGCGCCGATGATGTCCGACAGGAACTGCTCGGAGCCGGCATCGCCGTGCAGAACGTGGTTTTCCGCCCCTTCCTCATAGTTGAGCACAAACTGCACGGCGATACGCGCCTGATTTGGCCACCGCGCGTGCGGCGGGTTGCCCGCGTAGCCGCGCAGATCCCGCGGGTAATTCTGTTCAAAAAGCCCCATTGCCACCCCCAAAAATTAAAATGGATTCAGTGCCTGAAACTGTCCGCTTAACGCTTTTTTCTCCGGGAAGGCCAGATCCCCGTGCTTGCTGGTCGACAGCCCCAGCGCCACCAGCGATTCCACCATCTTCACCGCCGCGCTGACGCCGTCGA is a genomic window containing:
- the hpxX gene encoding oxalurate catabolism protein HpxX: MNNVQPDWQAYLAQMETVLGVTLDDARRAELQLQFSRIAALAAPLMALPLDDRLEIAGVYKA
- the hpxZ gene encoding oxalurate catabolism protein HpxZ, giving the protein MMNHDDINLPWVVAEVTAAFYRYEDALVSNNVAVLDELFWHDKNTVRLGAGENLYGIDEIRAFRAARPSAGLQRTLRHTVITTFGKDYAVCSTEFTREGTERIGRQQQTWVRFACGWRIVAAQVSLMV
- the puuE gene encoding allantoinase PuuE — translated: MRGYAGNPPHARWPNQARIAVQFVLNYEEGAENHVLHGDAGSEQFLSDIIGAASYPDKHMSMDSLYEYGSRAGFWRIHNEFQKRGLPLTVFGVAMALARHPEIVEAIKGADYDVVSHGWRWIHYQHMDIQQEREHLHKAVHVLTDLFGKPPTGWYTGRDSPNTRQLVVEHGGFDYDSDYYGDDLPFWTEVACGDGTQKPHLVVPYTLDANDMRFATAQGFNTAEQFYTYLKDSFDVLYEEGERAPKMMSIGMHCRLLGRPGRFRALQRFLDYIQQHERVWVCTRQQIADHWREVHPFQK
- a CDS encoding AtzE family amidohydrolase — encoded protein: MRLHEMSISAIQHALSAGELSACEIARQTLEAIARVNPQIGAWTAVTEERMLAEAGNIDTLRREKRPLPPLAGVPYAVKNLFDVAGHTTLAGAELFSQRPAAAADSFAVRQLRSAGGLLTGMVNMDAYAYGFTTENSHYGTTRNPHDLARIAGGSSGGSAAAVAAGLVHFSLGTDTNGSIRVPASLCGIYGLKPTFGRLSRSGSHPFVASLDHIGPFARRVCDLASVYDALQGRDGSDGFQAESSREQTRPLLERGLDGLRCAVLGGYFTTWCDADARDAVARVAKALDVQDELQFPDAELARSAAFIISAAEGGNQYLPALRREPERFEPHSRERLLAGAMIPSAWYIQAQRFRAHARQAFKTLFAQADVLIAPATPRSATLAGEQTMEINGQPLPVRASMGMLTQPISFLGLPVTTVPLRTAQGAPIGLQLIAAPFNEQACLRVARVLEESGITDARPAEVAA